The nucleotide sequence AGAATCCGGCAGGCGGAATTATTTCAAATCCTGGCGGTGAGCTTGTCCGCGGTGTCCTTGAGGCGGTTATACATGGCCTCGAGCGATTGGGGGAGGACGCGGGTCTGGCCGATGACGGGCATGAAGTTGGTGTCGCCGTTCCAGCGGGGGACGATGTGGGCGTGGAGATGGGGGATGCTGCCGCCGGCGGCGGCGCCGAGGTTGAAGCCGATGTTGAAGGCGTTGGGGTTGACGGCGGCCTGCAGGATTTCCTTGGCGAAGATGATGGTGTCCATCAGGTCGGCGCGCTCGGCGGGGGTGAGTTCCGTGAGATCGGTGGCGGCGCGGAAGGGGATGGCGAGGAGATGGCCCGGATTGTAGGGGTAGCGGTTCAGGATCAGGTAGGACAGCGGGCGGCGGTGGATGATGAGAGCCTCGGCGTCGTTGCCCAGGAGCGGGAGGGCGGCGAAGGGATTGGCGCCCTCGGGCAGGCGGGGGGCCTCGATGTATTCCATGCGCCAGTAGGCGTGCAGGTGGTCCATGATTTCGCGGGCAGGGTTGTCCGGTGGAGGGGGGATGTCAAAGCGGGGTTTGGGTGGGAAAGAGCCCGGCGAGGTCGCCGTGGTTCCAGCTGGGTGTAGCGGTGGCTTGCCGTGGGGTGGAGCGGAGGCACAGTGCGGGGATGGATCGCCGACTTGCCTGGTTTGTTGGGTTGTTGCTTCCGGTGCTGCTGTGGTCGGCCGTCGGGCCGCACGACCGGTTCACGTGGTTCCTGGAAGTGGTGCCGGTGTTGATCGGCATGCCGCTGGCCCTCGTGGTGCGGCGGCGGTTTCCGTTGTCGTCGCTGCTGCTGGGGCTGCTGTGGGTGCACAGCGTGATTTTGATCGTCGGCGGGCATTACACTTATGCGCGGGTGCCGTTGGGCGAGTGGGCGATGGAGTGGTTCGGCTGGACGCGGAACAACTACGACAAGCTCGGGCATTTCGCGCAGGGGTTTGTGCCGGCGATTTTGGTGCGGGAGATTCTGGTGCGGTTATCGCCGCTGGGTGGCTGTGCTGTAGCCGGGGTCGCTGACCCCGGCCCGGCCTCAGCGAGGCCGGCTACAGTAAGAAGCGGATGGCTGGGGTTTCTGGTCGTGAGCGTGTGCCTGGCGTTCAGCGCGTTTTATGAGCTGCTGGAGTGGTGGGTCGCGGCGGCGAGCGGGGCGGCGGCAGAGGATTTTCTGGGGACGCAAGGCTACGTGTGGGACACGCAGTCGGACATGGCGTGGGCGCTGGGCGGGGCGATCGTGGCGGTGGGGTTGCTCGGCCGCTTGCATGACCGGTCGATGGCTAACCTGCTCAGGCGGGATCGCTGAGCTGGTACGTCCCTCCCGGCTTGCGTGGGGGCGGGGCTTGCCTTTGCTCGGCGGGAATGACGGACGCGAACCAAGCCGAAGCCAAAACCGAACCCGGTCCGCGGGTGCCGGGAAATTTCCTGGCCGCGCTCGGGTTGGCGGGTGGGTTCATGGCGTTCGTGGCGTGGGACCAGTCGCACTGGTGGGAGCGGAAGGAGGATTATTCGTTTGGGTGGCTGGTACCGTTGTTCACGGCCTACATGGTGTATGACCGGTGGGCGATGATCACGGCGCGGGTGCGGGAGGCGGCGGGGGCGGCCCCGGGGCCGCGGTGGGCGCGGTGGACGTTGAACGTTGCGGCCGGCACGGGCCTGGTGCTGGGCGCGTTGTTCTTTCTGCTCGGGGCGTTTTATCGCGCGGGAGCGGGGACCTCGCAGCCGGGGACGTTTGCGCTGACGCTGGGCATGGTGGGGATCGTGCTGCCGTTGATTTTTTTCAATGCGGGCGGGGGCGATAATCCGGGTCCGGCCCGCGGGGATGCGGGTCCTCCAGCCCGGGGCATCGCGGAGCTGGGGCGGGAGCCGCGGTTCCGGGTGGCGGTCTTGTTTTTATTTCCGGTGCTGGTGTGGCTGATCTCGGCGCCGCTGGTGTCGGCGATCGAGTCCCAGATCAGCCTATTCCTGTTGCGGAAGGTCGTGACGGTGGTGGCGTTCAGTTTCGACCTGTTGGGCTATCCGCTGGAGCAGCAGGGCAACGTGTTGATGCTGCCGAAGGGACCGGTGGGGGTGGCGGATGCGTGCTCGGGGATCCGGTCGCTGACGGCGTGTTTGTTTGCGGGGTCGTTCCTCGGGGCGGCGTTCTTCACGGAGTTTTGGAAGAAGGCGGTGCTGGTCGGGGCCTCGATGGGGTTCGCGTTCCTGATGAATCTCGGGCGCAGTCTTTTCCTCACGGGCTGGGCTTACGCGCATGGGCCCGAGGCCATCAGCGGGACGGTGCACGATGTGGCCGGTTATGCGGTGTTGGGCCTGACCTGTGCGGGGCTGCTGGTGCTGGTGCCGCTGCTCAACCTGCGGGTGGAGCGGGCGGGGGCGGGGACTTGAGGGCAAAATCGGGAAGTTTAATCCCCGTGTGGCGTGGGCGCTGATTTCGCCGCGGGCGTGGCGGGATTCGGCCCGTTCGACTGGCTCAGGGCAGGCGATTCCGCCCTACAGCAAGGCCAGTCCGGCTAAGCAAACGGTAAGGTGGTGGCGGGTGCCGACGGCGGGGGCGAGGTCGGCGCGGACGCCGGCCCTACAGGGCGGGGGCGGCCGGCTTTTTCTGCAGGAGATAGGTCGGCATCGGGGAGGAGTTCTTGATCTCGATGACGCCCATGGGGACGAAGTCGTATTTGCCCTCGAGGAGCTGCTTGGTGACCTCGGAGACCTGGACCTGGCCGGGCTGGCCGTGGGATTCCATGCGGCTGGCGATGTTGACGGTGTCGCCCCAGAGGTCGTAGGCGAATTTCTTGGTGCCGATGATGCCGGCGACGACGGGGCCGCTGTTCATGCCGATGCGGACGGCCCATTCGACCTGGTGGCGGCGGTTGAAGGCGCGGACGGCCTCGAGCAGTTCGAAGGCGGCGGCGGCGCAGGCCTCGGCGTGGTCGGCGCGGATGACGGGAATGCCGCTCACCATCATGTAGGCGTCGCCGATGGTCTTGATCTTCTCGACCTCGAACTGCTCGGCGATGCGGTCGAAGCTGGAGAACAGCTCGTTGAGGAGCTGGACGGTGCGCTGGGGTGACTGCCGGGAGGAAATGCGGGTGAAGCCGACGATGTCGGCGAAGACCACGGTGGAGTCGATGAAGCTGTCGACGATGGTGCGGTGGCCGGCCTTGAGGCGCTCGGCGATGGCCTTGGGCAGGACATTGAGGAGGAGGCGGTCGGACTTGGTGCGCTCGACCTGCAGCTGGGCCAGGAAGGCCTGTTCCTGGTCGCGGAGGCGCTTCTTTTCGAGCGAGGCGGTGATGCGGGCGCGCAGGACGACGGCGTTAAAGGGCTTGGGGACGTAGTCCTCGGCGCCGGCCTCGATGCAGCGGACGGTGCTGTCGACGTCATCGAGGGCGGTGAGCATGATGACGGGGATATGCTTGAGGCGCGGGTCGGCCTTCATGAACTCGAGCGTCTGGAAGCCGTCGAGGTCGGGCATGAGGATATCGAGGAGGACGAGGTCGAAGGCGCGGTCCTTGAGCTTGGCGAGGGCCTCGCGGCCGTTGACGGCCTCGGTGACATCGTAGCCGAGCTTGTCGAGGCGGCGGATGAGCATGTCGCGGTTCATCTCGTCGTCGTCGACGCAGAGGATGCGGGCGGTGGGCAGCGGGGACGTGGAGATGCCGAAATCCTGAGGGGTGACGGTGGGGGCGCCGAGGAGGGGGGAGCCGAGGCTGACGAGGGCGGAGGCGGGATCCTCGGCGAGGGGGGAGGCCGAGCCGGTGCCGTGCTCAGTGAGGTCGGCGGGGTCGGAGTTCTCGGCGAGGGCGAGCAGGTTCTGGGCGGCGCGGAGGATCTTTTCGAGATCCTTGGCGATGCTGACCTGGCCGGCGGTGCGCGCCTTCTCGATGGATTGGGTGGTGAAACTGATGACGCCGGTGAGGGGGGTGCGGAGGTTGTCGCGCAGGGCGGCGAAATCGACCTTGCCGGCCTCGATCTTCCAGCCGGCGAGCGCGTCGTTGATGAGGGCGAGGAGTTCGCCGCCGCCGCTGTGGATGCGCTTGAGCTCGGGGAGGAGGGTGGTGGTGCCGCCCTCCTCGGCGTTCTCCATCAGGAGCTCGCTGTAGCCGATGATCTGGTTGAGGGGCGTGCGGAGGGCGTGACGCAGCTTGGACAGGCCCTCGTGGTCGCGGGTCCGGAGCGCCTTGAGCAGAGGCGTGAGCGTGGCGGGAGGAAGGGGAGCGGCCGCCGGCGTGGGGTCGGGGACGTTCATGCCTTGGGCGGGAACTTTTTCAGCAGCTCCTCGATCTTCATGAGGAGGCGGGGCAGCTCGACGGGTTTGGTGTCGAAATCGTCGCAGCCGGCGCCGAGGGCCTTCTGGCGGTCGCTTTCCATGGCATGCGCGGTGAGTGCGATGATGGGAATGCCGGCGAGGGCGGGGTTGGCCTTGATTTGCTTGGTGGCATCCCAGCCGTCGAGGACGGGGAGGGACATGTCCATGAGGATGAGGTCGGGAACCTCGGCGGCGGCCTTGGCGACGCCCTCGCCGCCATCGACCGCGACGGAGACGGCGTACCCGCGCTTCTCGAGGCGGCGGGTGAGCATGTCGCGGTTCATTTCGTTGTCTTCGACGAGGAGGATCTTGGGCATGGGAGCGAGGGGTGAGAGGGGTGGGTCAGACGAGGGCGGCAATCGCCCGTTGCACGGCGGGGCGGATGACGTTGACGAGGTCATCGCGGCTGAAGCGGCCCTTGAAGAGGATGCCGACGGTGCGCGGGGTGAGGTAGTCGCGCATGTCGGAGGTGAGATCCATGGACGTGACGATCACGACGGGGATTTTGCTCCACACGGGGTTCTTGGTGATGACCTCGAGCAGCTCGAAGCCGTTCATGCCGGCCATCTTCAGGTCGAGCACGATCATGGCGGGGGCGGACTGCTTGAGGATGCGGAGGGCGGCGTTGCCGTTGATGGCGGCTCGGGAGTTCCAGCCCTCGCCGTCGAAGAGGCGGGTGAGGAGGGTGCGGGAGTCGTTGTCGTCTTCGACGAGGAGGATATAGGCGGGCGGGAGCGGGGCGAGCTGCGCGGCGATCTCGGCGGTGAGCTGGTTGGCGTCGACCGGCTTGAAGAGCACGGCGGCGGCGCCGAGGGACATGGCCATCTCGAGGCCGCTGGCGCCGCTGAGGATGATGACGGGGATGTCGGCGAGCTGCGGCTTGTGCTGGAGCTTGGTGAGCACGGTCCAGCCGTCCATGCCGGGCATCATGAGGTCGAGGACGATGAGGTTGGGGAGGATCTGACCGGCGAGGTCGAGGCCCTGCTGGCCGGACGCGGCGGTGAAGACTTCGTAGCCACTCTGGTCGAGGATCTCGGTGATGACGGTGCGGATGTCCTTGTCATCGTCGACGACGAGGATCTTGGGGCGCTTCTGGTCGGGGAAGGGGGAGCGGGTAAGGCGGGGGCTGCCCTGGTTGACGATCTTGGGCTTCTTGGTCTCGACGCGGAGGGGCAGGCGGATGGAGAAGGTGGAGCCGACGCCGGCGGCGCTGGTGACGGTGATGTCGCCATTCATCATCTGGGCGAACTGCTTGGAGATGGCGAGGCCGAGGCCAGTGCCGCCGTACTTGCTGGTGGTGGAGGCGTCAGCCTGGCTGAAGGCTTGGAAGAGGCGGGACAGCTGCTCGGGGGTCATGCCGATGCCGGTGTCGATCACGGCGAAGTCGATGGCGTCCTCGGTGGGGAGGCGGGTGACCTTGAGGGTGATGGTGCCCTTTTCGGTGAACTTGCTGGCGTTGCTCAGGAGGTTGAGGAGCATCTGGCGCAGCTTGGTGGCGTCGGCGAGCATCGAGCCGGTGTCGGGCGGGCAATCAAGGGCGAGGACGTTGCCCTTCTTGGCGATGAGGGGCTGGGCGGTGGCGATGACCTCGTTGATCGTCTTGGCGATGTCGAAGTTCTCGAGGTAGAGCTCCATCTTGCCGGCCTCGATCTTGGAGATGTCGAGCACGTCGTTGATGAGGCCGAGGAGGTGGCGGGCGGCGTTGAGGACCTTGTCGAGATCCTCGGCGGTGCGGGTGTCGCCGTCGTCGACGGCGTCTTCGCGGAGGATTTCGCTGTAGCCGATGATGGCGTTGAGCGGGGTGCGGAGCTCGTGGCTCATCTTGGCGAGGAAGCTGGACTTGGCCTTGCTGGCCTCCTCGGCGTCCTTGACGGCCTTGGCGAGGAGCTTGGTGCGGTCCTCGACGCGGGCCTCGAGGGTGCGGTTGGCCTCCTCGAGCTGTTCCTTGGCGCCCTCGGCGGTGGCGCGGGCCTGCTCGAGCTCGGTGGTCTTGGTCTCGATGGTGCCGAGCATCGCGTTGAAGGACTCGATGAGTTCGCCGATCTCGCCGCTGGCGGTGCTTTCGACGCGCTCGGCGTAGTTGTGGGTGCGGCGGACCGCGGTGGAGACCTGGGCGAGCTCGGTGATGGGCGAGGTGAAGCGGCCGCCGAGGCGGTAGGCGACGGCGATGGCGAGGAAGGAGGCGCCGGCGAAGATGATGAGCGAGCCGCGGAGGAGGTTGGCGAAGCGCTCGTCGTCGGCGATGCTCTTGTCGGCCTTGAGGTAGAGCAGGCCGAGGGGGCGTTCGGTGGAGGCGATCTCGCTCCAGATGACGTAGCGCTGGGTATCGAAGAGCTTGGTCACGCCCTTGGGCGGGGGCGGGATGAATTCCTTGGCGCCTTGGCGGACGTAGCGGGCGAGGAGTTTGCCATCGAGGGTGAAGACGGCGGCGGCGACGGTCTGGGCATCGACGCCGAGGGCGCCCAGCTGCAGGTCGGTGGCCTCGGGGTTTTGCTCGAGGAGCGGGACCAGGTTGGAGACCATGAGGCCGCGGGTGTTCTCAAGCCGGAACTGCACCTCGGAGGTGATTTGCCGGGATTCAAACAGGTACAAGCCCACGAAGGCGAGGGACAGGGTCACCCCGCAAATCATCAAAATGAAGAGCGTTAGCTGCCAGCGGAACGAGAGGCTTTTCACGAGGATAGAGGCAACACGCTCCTAGGCTGTGGATTACGGGGCAAAGTCAACGGGATAGCTCCGGGGAGGGTGGAGTATAGTCCGTATAAGTGAGCTGCAGCTCCTCCTGGGTGGAAAAGAACAGGATCCGGCCCGTGAAGCGGGAGGTTTGGTCAGCGGGAAGGGCGGGGTGGCTGTCCGCAGGGGCTTGGTAGCGGACGGTGACGTCAAGGGTGTGCATTTTCACCCCTAGTACGGGTGAGTAAGGCTCTTGGAGCGAAAGACGGTATTCCGCGACGTGGGGGATGCGTTTGTCGACCAGGAGACGCAGGGTCAGGCGGCCGAGCATTTTGTCGGCCCCGGTGGAGGTCTCGCGAAAGCGGCCGGTCCACTCGGACACGGATTCGTCCTCGCGCACGAGGGTCAGGCTGCCGGGCTCGATATCGTCCTTGGTGAAATTGGCCTTGGTGCCGCCGGAGTCGGCTTGGGGGCGGGAACGGAGGTATTTTTCCGCCTCCTCGGGGGTGGGGGCGCGGCCCTGCCATTGGAGGAGCGTCCAACGGGCCGCCGGGGGGCGGGCGGGGTCGTAGCGTTCGACCATGTGCGTCTCGTTCCGGCGGGTGGTGAGGGTGTAGGCCCAGTCCGCGGGGGCATCGGGTTTGAACTGCGTGAGCGCGGTGCGCAGATAGTCAGGCAGAGGGGCCGCGGCGGCCGGGCTCAACAGGATCAGCAACAGGGCGAGCCAGCCCAAGACCGCGTCAGGGCGGAGTTGGGGGAGCCAGGGAGATGAACCACTCGAATTGACCATGAAAGGTCAGCGTGCCGGTGCGGTCCTTGAGATCAATCAGGATCACGGCCTTGGTGCGGCCGCGGTGGCGGAGGGTGTCGATCAGGCCGGTGAGGGTGGAGGCATCGGGCTGGCCGTAGGCGAGGAGGTCCCCGGTGGCGGGGCGGCGGTAGCCGACCTCGACCCCGCGCATGACGGCGAAGACCGGGCCGAGCGTGGCGCCGAAATGGCGTTGCAGGCACTCGGCACTGGCCGCCTCGGCGAGGGCGAATTGGGCGGCGGCGTGCATGGTGCCGAGGTGGTTTTGCACCAGCGGCGTGAAGGGCATTTCCAGCAGATGGTCCGCCCCGGCGGGTGCGTCGAGGATGCCGAGGGCCCGGTTCAAGGCGAGGTCGGTGGCTTTCAACGAGGGGGACGATTCGTGGAGCGGTGGCGGATGGCAACGGTGGAGTGGGCTAAGATATTCTCCGCCGACGCGTCGTGTAACCGGAGGCAAACATGACCATCGAACGCTACAAAATCCCAGCACTGATCGCAGCGGGCCTGCATGGCGCGCTTTTCTTCGGCATGACCGAAACCGTGGCACGGCCGATCATCGTCAAATCACCGCCGGGGGCTGTCTGGAATCCGCCTCCGGGCCCCGAGGAACCGCCGGCGGTCCCGCCCTCGGATACGGAGGAGAGCGACCCGGGGACCGCCTCGGCGGGAGTGAAACCGCTGCCCCGTGCGCCGGAAGTGGTGCGGCCGCTCACGCGCGACGAGCCGTTCCGGGTCCCGGTGGCGAGCACCCCGGTCGCGATCGACCGCGTGAAGGATCTCGGCGGGCACCGCGGGTTGCCTGAAGGGAACGGGGATGGGCCGGAGGGCTGGAGGGGGAGCATCCCGGATGTGCACAAGCTCGACCGGGTTCCCCGGGCGGTCGTGCAGCGCGCCCCGGCCTATCCGGAGGCGGCGCGGCGCGCCGGAATCAACGGCCGGGTCACGGTCCAGTTTGTGGTGGATCAGGAGGGGAGCGTGGTCAGGGCCGAGGCGGTGGAGTGGACGGATCCGAGCTTTGTGGATGCGGCGGTGCGAGCCGTGCTGGGTTGGCGGTTTCAGCCGGGCACGCAGTTGGGGCGCAAGGTGAGTTTCCGGATGGCGGTGCCGATTGAGTTCAACGCGGCACGGTGAGGGGGCGGCGAGTGATGACGGTGGAACCCGGTGCTGGACAGGGTGGCGGCGGTGCCGAACAGCCCGTCCGGAGGCCGGGTTCCACTTTTCGGGCCGGAAGCGCGCTTAGACGGCGCGGGCGTGGATGAGGCGGTTGACGCGCTCGACGAGTTCCTGGGGGCTGAAAGGCTTGGTGAGGTAGTCGAGGGCGCCGAGCTCAAGACCGAGGAGCCGCGAGTCGGGGGAGGACCAGGCCGACACGATCACGATCGGAATGGTGGCCGTGGAGGGGTCGCGGCGCAGGATTTCACACACGCCGAAGCCGTCGAGGTCGGGCAGCATGAGGTCGAGCAGGATGATATCCGGCCGGTTCGCGCGGATGCTGGCGATGGCCTCCCAGCCGTTGGCGGCGGTGGTCACTTGATGGCCCGCCCGGACGAGGTGATATTGCATGAGCTCGGTGAGCTCGGGTTCGTCGTCGACGGCGAGGATGCGGGCGGGGGGGAGGGACATCGCCGGCATCATGGCCGGGGCGCGTGACAGTCTGGTGCGGGTCGCGTGACGATCCGGTGACGAATCAGGCCGGTGCCCACTGATGGAAGGCGGGGTGGCCCGGGCGCACGGCGACGAAGGTACCGCGGCAGGTGGCGCGGGGTTTGCCGGCGGCATGCAACTCGGCCTCGACGGTGGCCCGGTCGGCGGTGTGGGCGACGATGCGGGCGGTCAGTTCGACGGGCGCCTCGAGGGGGGTGGGGCGCAGGAGCTTGATCGCATAGTCGGCCGTCACCGTGCAGAGGGGCTGGGTGAGGCCGTTGATGGTCATGAGGTGCCAGGCGGCGGTCCAGTTGCCGTGGCAATCGAGGAGGGTGCCGATAATACCGCCGTTGAGCAGGCCCGGAAAGGCCTGGTAGCGGTCGGCGGGCTGCCAGGTGGCGATGACGGTGTCGCCTTGGACAAAGCTGCGCAGGCGGAGGCCGGAGGGGTTGGCGGGCCCGCACCCGAAGCAGGCGCTGAGCGGGGCGTACCGTTCCTGGAGGCTGGGGGCGTTCATGGTTGGGGGTGGCGATGACTAGGGAATCCCACGAAAAGCATAACTTAGTAAGATTTTTAACTGGCACCCGATGGGTCATCTGCCATCCTGTGAACCAGATATATAAAATACCCATGGCACGCAAGATAGCCTTCCTCAATTACAAAGGCGGTGTTGGTAAAACCTCCCTGATCGTCAATACGGCGGCCAGTCTCGCCCGGCGTGGCATGCGGGTCTTGTTGATGGATTTCGACACCCAGTCGAACGCCAGCATCTGGTTGATGAAGCTGGAGCGTTGGAACAAGATCAACGCCACGGGGACGGGATCAATCTATTCGATTTTTGATCCGGGCGTGACGCGCCTGAAGGATTGCGTGATCAAGGACGTGGTGGAGGGCAAGGATGGGGAGAAGCTCCTGCCCGGCCTCGATCTGGTGCCGACGACCTTCAATCTCGTGGACCTGGAGGGTGAGTACAAACCGGACCCTAAGCGGCCGTCCTACGTGATCTTCCAGGAGCAGCTGGCGGAGATCGAGAGCAACTACGATTTCATCCTCTTTGATTGCCCGCCGAACGTCCTGCGCGCCTCGCAGAACGGCGTGTACTGCGCCGGCGAGATCTACGTGCCCTCCAACCCCGATGCGCTGAGCCTGATCGGCTTCACGCTGCTGGTGGAAAAGCTGCTGCGGTTCCAGCA is from Lacunisphaera limnophila and encodes:
- a CDS encoding PaaI family thioesterase, whose translation is MNAPSLQERYAPLSACFGCGPANPSGLRLRSFVQGDTVIATWQPADRYQAFPGLLNGGIIGTLLDCHGNWTAAWHLMTINGLTQPLCTVTADYAIKLLRPTPLEAPVELTARIVAHTADRATVEAELHAAGKPRATCRGTFVAVRPGHPAFHQWAPA
- a CDS encoding energy transducer TonB, which translates into the protein MTIERYKIPALIAAGLHGALFFGMTETVARPIIVKSPPGAVWNPPPGPEEPPAVPPSDTEESDPGTASAGVKPLPRAPEVVRPLTRDEPFRVPVASTPVAIDRVKDLGGHRGLPEGNGDGPEGWRGSIPDVHKLDRVPRAVVQRAPAYPEAARRAGINGRVTVQFVVDQEGSVVRAEAVEWTDPSFVDAAVRAVLGWRFQPGTQLGRKVSFRMAVPIEFNAAR
- a CDS encoding ParA family protein — protein: MARKIAFLNYKGGVGKTSLIVNTAASLARRGMRVLLMDFDTQSNASIWLMKLERWNKINATGTGSIYSIFDPGVTRLKDCVIKDVVEGKDGEKLLPGLDLVPTTFNLVDLEGEYKPDPKRPSYVIFQEQLAEIESNYDFILFDCPPNVLRASQNGVYCAGEIYVPSNPDALSLIGFTLLVEKLLRFQQSSASFRTTAMGPASQVYGIVFNSIKANTDIEVPKMRMQLRLNQFKTQKRGCAPAAKICTTQIRDAMIVRRAVTLGLPVFLVGTEGSEADSVANDYMRLATEIIENAPPEIK
- a CDS encoding exosortase/archaeosortase family protein, whose translation is MTDANQAEAKTEPGPRVPGNFLAALGLAGGFMAFVAWDQSHWWERKEDYSFGWLVPLFTAYMVYDRWAMITARVREAAGAAPGPRWARWTLNVAAGTGLVLGALFFLLGAFYRAGAGTSQPGTFALTLGMVGIVLPLIFFNAGGGDNPGPARGDAGPPARGIAELGREPRFRVAVLFLFPVLVWLISAPLVSAIESQISLFLLRKVVTVVAFSFDLLGYPLEQQGNVLMLPKGPVGVADACSGIRSLTACLFAGSFLGAAFFTEFWKKAVLVGASMGFAFLMNLGRSLFLTGWAYAHGPEAISGTVHDVAGYAVLGLTCAGLLVLVPLLNLRVERAGAGT
- a CDS encoding DUF2238 domain-containing protein, with the translated sequence MDRRLAWFVGLLLPVLLWSAVGPHDRFTWFLEVVPVLIGMPLALVVRRRFPLSSLLLGLLWVHSVILIVGGHYTYARVPLGEWAMEWFGWTRNNYDKLGHFAQGFVPAILVREILVRLSPLGGCAVAGVADPGPASARPATVRSGWLGFLVVSVCLAFSAFYELLEWWVAAASGAAAEDFLGTQGYVWDTQSDMAWALGGAIVAVGLLGRLHDRSMANLLRRDR
- a CDS encoding response regulator — protein: MSLPPARILAVDDEPELTELMQYHLVRAGHQVTTAANGWEAIASIRANRPDIILLDLMLPDLDGFGVCEILRRDPSTATIPIVIVSAWSSPDSRLLGLELGALDYLTKPFSPQELVERVNRLIHARAV
- a CDS encoding response regulator; the protein is MKSLSFRWQLTLFILMICGVTLSLAFVGLYLFESRQITSEVQFRLENTRGLMVSNLVPLLEQNPEATDLQLGALGVDAQTVAAAVFTLDGKLLARYVRQGAKEFIPPPPKGVTKLFDTQRYVIWSEIASTERPLGLLYLKADKSIADDERFANLLRGSLIIFAGASFLAIAVAYRLGGRFTSPITELAQVSTAVRRTHNYAERVESTASGEIGELIESFNAMLGTIETKTTELEQARATAEGAKEQLEEANRTLEARVEDRTKLLAKAVKDAEEASKAKSSFLAKMSHELRTPLNAIIGYSEILREDAVDDGDTRTAEDLDKVLNAARHLLGLINDVLDISKIEAGKMELYLENFDIAKTINEVIATAQPLIAKKGNVLALDCPPDTGSMLADATKLRQMLLNLLSNASKFTEKGTITLKVTRLPTEDAIDFAVIDTGIGMTPEQLSRLFQAFSQADASTTSKYGGTGLGLAISKQFAQMMNGDITVTSAAGVGSTFSIRLPLRVETKKPKIVNQGSPRLTRSPFPDQKRPKILVVDDDKDIRTVITEILDQSGYEVFTAASGQQGLDLAGQILPNLIVLDLMMPGMDGWTVLTKLQHKPQLADIPVIILSGASGLEMAMSLGAAAVLFKPVDANQLTAEIAAQLAPLPPAYILLVEDDNDSRTLLTRLFDGEGWNSRAAINGNAALRILKQSAPAMIVLDLKMAGMNGFELLEVITKNPVWSKIPVVIVTSMDLTSDMRDYLTPRTVGILFKGRFSRDDLVNVIRPAVQRAIAALV
- a CDS encoding response regulator; translation: MPKILLVEDNEMNRDMLTRRLEKRGYAVSVAVDGGEGVAKAAAEVPDLILMDMSLPVLDGWDATKQIKANPALAGIPIIALTAHAMESDRQKALGAGCDDFDTKPVELPRLLMKIEELLKKFPPKA
- a CDS encoding adenylate/guanylate cyclase domain-containing protein is translated as MNVPDPTPAAAPLPPATLTPLLKALRTRDHEGLSKLRHALRTPLNQIIGYSELLMENAEEGGTTTLLPELKRIHSGGGELLALINDALAGWKIEAGKVDFAALRDNLRTPLTGVISFTTQSIEKARTAGQVSIAKDLEKILRAAQNLLALAENSDPADLTEHGTGSASPLAEDPASALVSLGSPLLGAPTVTPQDFGISTSPLPTARILCVDDDEMNRDMLIRRLDKLGYDVTEAVNGREALAKLKDRAFDLVLLDILMPDLDGFQTLEFMKADPRLKHIPVIMLTALDDVDSTVRCIEAGAEDYVPKPFNAVVLRARITASLEKKRLRDQEQAFLAQLQVERTKSDRLLLNVLPKAIAERLKAGHRTIVDSFIDSTVVFADIVGFTRISSRQSPQRTVQLLNELFSSFDRIAEQFEVEKIKTIGDAYMMVSGIPVIRADHAEACAAAAFELLEAVRAFNRRHQVEWAVRIGMNSGPVVAGIIGTKKFAYDLWGDTVNIASRMESHGQPGQVQVSEVTKQLLEGKYDFVPMGVIEIKNSSPMPTYLLQKKPAAPAL
- a CDS encoding DUF4442 domain-containing protein, whose amino-acid sequence is MKATDLALNRALGILDAPAGADHLLEMPFTPLVQNHLGTMHAAAQFALAEAASAECLQRHFGATLGPVFAVMRGVEVGYRRPATGDLLAYGQPDASTLTGLIDTLRHRGRTKAVILIDLKDRTGTLTFHGQFEWFISLAPPTPP
- a CDS encoding HIT family protein, with the translated sequence MDHLHAYWRMEYIEAPRLPEGANPFAALPLLGNDAEALIIHRRPLSYLILNRYPYNPGHLLAIPFRAATDLTELTPAERADLMDTIIFAKEILQAAVNPNAFNIGFNLGAAAGGSIPHLHAHIVPRWNGDTNFMPVIGQTRVLPQSLEAMYNRLKDTADKLTARI